Proteins from a single region of Sinorhizobium alkalisoli:
- the aroA gene encoding 3-phosphoshikimate 1-carboxyvinyltransferase has translation MSHGQSSRPATARKSSDLKGTVRIPGDKSISHRSFMFGGLASGETRITGLLEGEDVINTGKAMQAMGAKIRKEGDAWIIDGVGNGALLAPEAPLDFGNAGTGCRLTMGLVGVYDFASTFVGDASLTKRPMGRVLDPLREMGVQVKSAEGDRLPVMLHGPKTPNPITYRVPMASAQVKSAVLLAGLNTPGITTVIEPVMTRDHTEKMLQGFGADLSVETDAAGVRTIRLEGRGRLTGQVIDVPGDPSSTAFPLVAALIVPGSDVTILNVLMNPTRTGLILTLQEMGANIEVMNKRLAGGEDVADLRVRHSELKGVTVPEERAPSMIDEYPVLAVAAAFAEGTTVMNGLDELRVKESDRLSAVADGLKLNGVDCDEGEASLVVRGRPDGKGLGNAPGEKVKTHLDHRIAMSFLVLGLASEHPVTVDDATMIATSFPEFMGLMTGLGAKIEQTETKAG, from the coding sequence ATGTCCCACGGCCAGAGCTCGCGGCCCGCCACCGCACGCAAGTCTTCCGATCTCAAAGGCACCGTGCGGATCCCCGGCGACAAGTCGATCTCGCATCGCTCCTTCATGTTCGGCGGCCTTGCCTCGGGCGAGACGCGCATCACCGGCCTGCTCGAAGGCGAGGACGTGATCAACACCGGCAAGGCCATGCAGGCCATGGGCGCGAAAATCCGCAAGGAGGGCGACGCCTGGATCATCGACGGTGTCGGAAACGGGGCGCTGCTCGCGCCGGAAGCGCCGCTCGATTTCGGCAATGCCGGCACGGGCTGCCGCCTGACCATGGGCCTGGTCGGCGTCTATGATTTCGCGTCCACCTTCGTCGGCGACGCCTCGCTTACGAAGCGGCCGATGGGGCGCGTCCTCGATCCGCTGCGTGAGATGGGCGTGCAGGTGAAGTCGGCCGAGGGCGACCGCCTGCCGGTGATGCTGCACGGGCCGAAGACGCCGAACCCGATCACCTATCGCGTGCCGATGGCTTCCGCCCAGGTGAAGTCCGCCGTGCTGCTCGCCGGCCTCAACACGCCCGGCATCACGACCGTCATAGAGCCGGTGATGACGCGCGATCACACGGAAAAGATGCTCCAGGGCTTCGGCGCCGATCTCTCGGTCGAGACCGATGCGGCGGGCGTGCGCACCATCCGCCTCGAGGGCCGCGGCAGGCTCACCGGCCAGGTGATCGACGTGCCCGGCGACCCGTCCTCGACCGCCTTTCCGCTGGTCGCCGCCCTTATCGTTCCGGGTTCCGACGTCACCATTCTCAACGTCCTGATGAACCCGACCCGTACCGGCCTGATCCTGACGCTGCAGGAAATGGGCGCCAACATCGAGGTCATGAACAAGCGCCTTGCCGGCGGCGAGGACGTCGCGGATCTGCGCGTGCGCCATTCCGAACTGAAGGGGGTCACCGTGCCGGAAGAGCGCGCACCGTCGATGATCGACGAATATCCGGTGCTCGCCGTCGCCGCCGCCTTTGCCGAGGGCACCACGGTGATGAACGGGCTCGACGAGCTGCGCGTCAAGGAATCGGACAGGCTTTCCGCCGTTGCCGATGGCCTGAAGCTCAACGGCGTCGATTGCGACGAGGGCGAAGCCTCGCTCGTGGTGCGGGGGCGCCCCGATGGCAAGGGCCTCGGCAACGCCCCGGGCGAAAAGGTGAAAACCCATCTCGATCACCGCATCGCCATGAGCTTCCTCGTCCTGGGGCTCGCCTCGGAACATCCAGTGACGGTCGACGACGCGACGATGATCGCCACCAGCTTCCCGGAATTCATGGGCCTGATGACGGGGCTGGGCGCGAAGATCGAGCAGACCGAGACCAAGGCAGGGTGA
- the dcd gene encoding dCTP deaminase, whose product MLNCQELADRMFVAAADSSLTVIPSPDETQFRAEAGASIDLRLGRWFRTMKQSNLHILDLANSEHDSRFTKEHFVPFGQPFILHPGKFVLGITLEWLHLPGDLAGYVTGKSSLGRRGLIIETAAGVQPGFAGCLTLELANVGEIPIRLVAGMKICQLFLHQASSGNPNATSQFKGSRKPGLGTTN is encoded by the coding sequence ATGTTAAATTGCCAAGAACTTGCCGACCGGATGTTTGTGGCCGCTGCGGACTCTTCTCTAACAGTCATTCCATCGCCGGATGAAACACAGTTCCGCGCTGAGGCCGGAGCTTCAATCGATCTTCGGCTCGGACGATGGTTTAGAACGATGAAGCAGTCAAACCTGCACATTCTCGATCTAGCAAATTCCGAACACGATAGCCGGTTCACCAAAGAGCATTTCGTACCCTTTGGCCAGCCTTTCATACTTCATCCTGGGAAGTTTGTTCTCGGGATAACGCTTGAATGGCTTCATCTCCCAGGTGATTTAGCCGGATATGTTACGGGAAAGTCATCCTTGGGGCGGCGGGGGCTGATTATTGAGACGGCAGCCGGTGTTCAACCCGGCTTTGCCGGTTGTCTTACTTTAGAACTGGCTAACGTCGGCGAAATCCCGATTAGGCTTGTCGCCGGGATGAAAATTTGCCAACTCTTTCTTCATCAAGCGTCGAGCGGGAACCCTAACGCAACGAGCCAGTTCAAGGGCTCCCGCAAACCTGGACTAGGGACGACTAATTGA
- the socA gene encoding type VI toxin-antitoxin system SocA family antitoxin produces MSKGYDPRAVANLMLDEADRLDIKITNLALQKLLYFAHGIYLIQTKTPLVSGYFEAWQYGPVHPTAYRSFKEAGSEYINFRATGQDPLTGRPRELGLPDDARLTGLVQQVLNSYGRMPSGRLVDLSHAKDSPWSHVVNKSRTEVAFGLRIPDNVIVERFRFHKVSVGLRPLSGEPHDDAPFA; encoded by the coding sequence ATGAGCAAGGGATATGACCCGAGGGCTGTAGCCAATCTGATGCTTGATGAAGCTGATCGGCTCGACATCAAGATCACCAACCTTGCGCTTCAGAAGCTCCTGTATTTCGCTCACGGGATTTACCTCATTCAAACCAAGACGCCGTTGGTATCAGGGTATTTTGAGGCATGGCAATACGGCCCAGTGCATCCAACCGCCTACCGCTCCTTCAAGGAGGCAGGTTCCGAATATATAAACTTTCGAGCCACTGGTCAGGACCCGCTGACGGGAAGGCCGAGAGAGCTTGGCCTACCCGATGATGCGCGGCTCACCGGATTGGTTCAGCAAGTGTTGAACTCTTACGGTCGAATGCCGTCGGGGAGGTTGGTAGACCTTTCACACGCCAAAGACTCGCCATGGTCGCATGTCGTGAACAAATCGCGCACAGAAGTTGCGTTTGGGCTCCGGATTCCGGATAATGTGATTGTGGAGCGATTCCGATTCCATAAGGTGTCGGTAGGCTTGCGACCGTTATCTGGAGAACCACATGACGATGCCCCTTTTGCCTGA
- a CDS encoding DUF6538 domain-containing protein translates to MPAPSSADTKYLEVHGSKWRVVVNVPRKLQRKLGTKLKRPLGTDSLREANRLKWDIVAELKAVIEQAERPDMSKEAALANARVKAMEEARRLSLRRLVAFGTEQRERVDDAIEDYAEALAGDPIEADEQGHPVYEPKRDALAMEFLAIAKGKRTPLDFHHEKYMSMSHVKARTAADDRRAFKFLKEWCEKTGVPPYLQAMSKREAVRFCDDLPGLVGKSDPATLNKYISRLSVYWAWLEGRRS, encoded by the coding sequence ATGCCAGCGCCATCGTCAGCCGACACCAAATACCTTGAAGTACACGGCAGCAAATGGCGGGTTGTCGTGAACGTGCCGAGGAAGCTGCAAAGGAAGCTCGGGACAAAACTCAAGCGTCCTCTGGGTACCGACAGCCTTCGCGAAGCCAACCGGTTGAAGTGGGATATCGTGGCTGAACTCAAGGCCGTCATAGAACAGGCCGAACGTCCCGACATGTCGAAGGAGGCTGCCCTTGCCAATGCCCGAGTGAAAGCCATGGAGGAAGCGCGGCGGCTCTCTCTGCGACGACTGGTGGCGTTCGGCACCGAGCAGAGGGAGAGAGTTGACGATGCGATTGAGGACTACGCCGAGGCTCTGGCGGGTGATCCTATCGAGGCCGACGAGCAGGGCCACCCGGTCTACGAACCGAAGCGCGACGCCCTTGCGATGGAGTTTCTTGCGATTGCAAAGGGGAAACGAACGCCCCTCGATTTCCACCATGAGAAGTACATGTCCATGTCGCACGTGAAGGCGCGAACCGCAGCAGACGACAGAAGGGCCTTCAAGTTCCTCAAGGAATGGTGCGAGAAGACTGGCGTTCCTCCGTACCTCCAAGCGATGTCGAAGCGCGAGGCCGTCCGGTTCTGTGACGACCTTCCCGGCTTGGTCGGCAAGAGCGACCCCGCAACGCTGAACAAATACATCAGCCGCCTTTCCGTGTACTGGGCGTGGTTAGAGGGACGCAGGTCCTAA
- a CDS encoding TIGR02300 family protein yields MAKPELGTKRIDPETGRKFYDLNRDPIVSPYTGKSYPLSFFEESSVAKVLEKEEEEDVTEVDAENTEVELVSLEDADDEAAGGDDLPDLGDDDVEIDSDDDDSTFLETDDEDDDDDMSDIIGVSDDDEDV; encoded by the coding sequence GTGGCAAAACCGGAACTTGGAACAAAGCGTATCGACCCGGAAACCGGGCGCAAATTTTACGATCTGAACCGTGATCCGATCGTCTCCCCCTATACGGGCAAGTCCTATCCGCTGTCCTTCTTCGAGGAAAGCTCCGTCGCCAAGGTGCTCGAGAAGGAGGAGGAGGAAGACGTCACGGAAGTCGATGCAGAGAACACGGAAGTCGAACTCGTTTCGCTCGAGGATGCCGACGACGAGGCTGCGGGCGGCGACGACCTGCCGGATCTCGGCGATGACGACGTCGAGATCGACAGCGACGACGACGACAGCACGTTCCTTGAGACCGACGACGAGGACGATGATGACGACATGAGCGACATCATCGGCGTCTCCGACGACGACGAAGACGTCTGA
- a CDS encoding recombinase family protein, giving the protein MYVRAYLRASTKDQDASRAKDDLFRFAEERGLKIAASYIENESGASLARPELFRLLSDCHPGDVLLVEQVDRLSRLNAADWERLKAEIQGRRVKVVALDLPTSWMMATANKDDIQSRMLDAINGMMLDMLAAIARKDYEDRRRRQAQGIAKAKTEGMYKGRPEDGERNASIMTMLTNGQSWASIIAATGCSRSTLSRLSKRVKANALARGSNGG; this is encoded by the coding sequence ATGTATGTCCGCGCCTATCTCCGAGCCAGCACCAAAGACCAAGACGCCAGCCGCGCCAAGGACGATCTGTTCCGCTTCGCTGAAGAACGCGGTCTGAAGATCGCAGCCTCCTATATCGAGAACGAGAGCGGCGCTTCTTTGGCCCGCCCTGAACTGTTCCGGTTGCTGTCTGACTGTCATCCCGGCGATGTGCTGCTGGTGGAACAGGTGGACCGCCTAAGCCGGTTGAACGCTGCCGACTGGGAGCGGTTGAAGGCAGAGATACAGGGACGGCGGGTGAAGGTGGTCGCTCTTGATCTTCCGACTTCATGGATGATGGCGACTGCAAATAAGGACGACATCCAAAGCCGGATGCTGGACGCGATCAACGGCATGATGCTGGACATGCTGGCTGCGATTGCAAGGAAGGACTACGAGGATCGCAGGAGGCGACAGGCGCAGGGCATTGCCAAGGCCAAGACGGAAGGCATGTACAAGGGCAGGCCCGAAGACGGTGAACGGAATGCGTCCATCATGACGATGCTCACCAACGGTCAAAGCTGGGCCAGCATCATCGCCGCCACGGGTTGCTCCCGCTCCACACTGTCCCGTCTCTCGAAGCGGGTGAAGGCTAACGCGTTGGCGCGGGGATCGAACGGAGGCTGA
- the rpsA gene encoding 30S ribosomal protein S1: MSATTPTRDDFAALLEESFAKTDLAEGYVAKGVVTAIEKDVAIVDVGLKVEGRVPLKEFGAKAKDGALKVGDEVEVYVERIENALGEAVLSREKARREESWQRLEVKFEAGERVEGIIFNQVKGGFTVDLDGAVAFLPRSQVDIRPIRDVTPLMHNPQPFEILKMDKRRGNIVVSRRTVLEESRAEQRSEIVQNLEEGQVVEGVVKNITDYGAFVDLGGIDGLLHVTDMAWRRVNHPSEILSIGQQVKVQIIRINQETHRISLGMKQLESDPWDGIGAKYPVGKKITGTVTNITDYGAFVELEPGIEGLIHISEMSWTKKNVHPGKILSTSQEVDVVVLEVDPTKRRISLGLKQTLENPWQAFAHSHPAGTEVEGEVKNKTEFGLFIGLDGDVDGMVHLSDLDWNRPGEQVIEEFNKGDVVRAVVLDVDVDKERISLGIKQLGRDAVGEAAASGELRKNAVVSAEVIGVNDGGIEVKLVNHEDITAFIRRADLSRDRDEQRPERFSVGQTVDARVTNFSKKDRKIQLSIKALEIAEEKEAVAQFGSSDSGASLGDILGAALKSRQGNE, translated from the coding sequence ATGTCTGCAACCACCCCCACCCGTGATGATTTCGCAGCACTTCTGGAAGAGTCCTTCGCCAAGACGGACCTCGCCGAAGGCTACGTCGCCAAGGGCGTCGTCACGGCCATCGAAAAGGACGTCGCCATCGTCGACGTCGGTCTCAAGGTCGAAGGCCGCGTGCCGCTGAAGGAATTCGGCGCCAAGGCAAAGGACGGCGCGCTCAAGGTCGGCGACGAGGTCGAAGTTTACGTTGAGCGCATCGAAAACGCGCTCGGCGAAGCCGTGCTCTCGCGCGAGAAGGCTCGCCGCGAGGAAAGCTGGCAGCGCCTGGAAGTGAAGTTCGAAGCCGGCGAGCGTGTCGAAGGCATCATCTTCAACCAGGTCAAGGGCGGCTTCACCGTCGATCTCGACGGCGCCGTGGCCTTCCTGCCGCGTTCGCAGGTCGACATCCGTCCGATCCGCGACGTGACGCCGCTGATGCATAACCCGCAGCCCTTCGAAATCCTGAAGATGGACAAGCGCCGCGGCAACATCGTCGTTTCGCGCCGCACGGTTCTGGAAGAGTCCCGCGCCGAGCAGCGTTCTGAGATCGTTCAGAACCTCGAGGAAGGCCAGGTTGTCGAAGGCGTCGTCAAGAACATCACCGATTACGGTGCGTTCGTCGACCTCGGCGGCATCGACGGCCTGCTGCACGTCACCGACATGGCATGGCGCCGCGTCAACCATCCGTCGGAGATCCTGAGCATCGGCCAGCAGGTCAAGGTCCAGATCATCCGCATCAACCAGGAAACCCACCGCATCTCGCTCGGCATGAAGCAGCTCGAGTCCGATCCGTGGGATGGCATCGGTGCGAAGTATCCGGTCGGCAAGAAGATCACCGGTACCGTCACGAACATCACCGACTACGGTGCGTTCGTCGAGCTGGAGCCGGGCATCGAAGGCCTGATCCACATCTCCGAAATGTCCTGGACCAAGAAGAACGTCCATCCCGGCAAGATCCTGTCCACCAGCCAGGAAGTCGACGTGGTCGTTCTCGAAGTCGACCCGACCAAGCGCCGCATCTCGCTCGGCCTCAAGCAGACGCTCGAGAACCCGTGGCAGGCCTTCGCCCATAGCCATCCGGCCGGCACCGAAGTCGAAGGCGAAGTCAAGAACAAGACCGAGTTCGGTCTGTTCATCGGCCTCGACGGCGATGTCGATGGCATGGTCCACCTCTCCGATCTCGACTGGAACCGCCCGGGCGAGCAGGTCATTGAGGAATTCAACAAGGGCGATGTCGTCCGTGCTGTCGTTCTCGATGTGGACGTCGACAAGGAGCGCATCTCGCTCGGCATCAAGCAGCTCGGCCGCGATGCCGTTGGTGAAGCTGCCGCTTCCGGAGAACTGCGCAAGAACGCCGTCGTTTCGGCCGAGGTCATCGGCGTCAACGATGGCGGCATCGAGGTGAAGCTCGTCAACCACGAGGACATCACGGCCTTCATCCGCCGCGCCGATCTCTCGCGTGACCGCGACGAGCAGCGCCCGGAGCGCTTCTCCGTCGGCCAGACCGTCGATGCCCGCGTCACCAACTTCTCCAAGAAGGACCGCAAGATCCAGCTGTCGATCAAGGCTCTGGAAATCGCGGAAGAGAAGGAAGCCGTCGCTCAGTTCGGTTCGTCCGACTCCGGCGCTTCGCTCGGCGACATTCTGGGTGCGGCCCTCAAGAGCCGCCAGGGCAACGAATAA
- a CDS encoding cupin domain-containing protein, producing the protein MLGVTAAVAQDDPLPQGFETQPLIKTGLSRDDDPIVYPTGNPEVISVIGTLTKNGRTALHEHPVPVYVYIMEGEVELRTEGKEPHRYKAGEAFIETQNRKHQAFNASDMPTKILVVFIGEQGKPTTVVTE; encoded by the coding sequence GTGCTGGGCGTCACGGCTGCGGTTGCTCAAGACGATCCGTTGCCGCAGGGCTTCGAGACGCAGCCGCTGATCAAGACGGGCCTGAGCAGAGATGATGATCCGATCGTCTACCCCACCGGAAATCCCGAGGTGATCTCCGTTATCGGTACGCTGACAAAGAACGGACGGACCGCCCTGCACGAACATCCCGTACCCGTGTACGTCTATATCATGGAAGGCGAGGTGGAATTGAGAACGGAAGGCAAGGAGCCGCATCGCTACAAGGCGGGTGAGGCATTCATCGAAACGCAGAACCGCAAGCACCAGGCCTTCAACGCGTCCGACATGCCGACCAAGATTCTAGTGGTTTTTATCGGCGAACAAGGCAAGCCGACAACGGTTGTGACGGAGTGA
- the cmk gene encoding (d)CMP kinase: MTLVIAIDGPAAAGKGTLSRRIAEEYGFHHLDTGLTYRATAKALLDARLPLDDEEVAEKTAREVELAGLDRSVLSAHEIGEAASKIAVMPAVRRALVEAQRAFSRKEPGTVLDGRDIGTVVCPDAAVKLYVTASPEVRARRRYDEIVAGGGSADYDAIFEDVKRRDERDMGRTDSPLRPAEDAHLLDTSEMSIEAAFQAAKMLIDAALKENI, translated from the coding sequence ATGACACTGGTGATTGCCATCGACGGACCCGCAGCAGCCGGCAAGGGAACGCTCTCGCGCCGCATCGCCGAGGAATACGGCTTCCATCATCTCGATACCGGGCTCACCTATCGCGCCACCGCGAAGGCGCTTCTCGATGCGCGACTGCCGCTCGACGATGAGGAGGTGGCGGAGAAGACGGCGCGCGAGGTGGAGCTTGCCGGGCTCGATCGTTCCGTGCTTTCGGCCCATGAGATCGGCGAAGCGGCCTCGAAGATCGCCGTCATGCCGGCCGTGCGCAGGGCGCTGGTCGAGGCGCAGCGCGCCTTTTCCCGGAAGGAGCCGGGAACGGTGCTCGACGGCCGCGACATCGGCACCGTCGTCTGCCCCGATGCGGCGGTGAAGCTCTATGTCACCGCCTCGCCCGAAGTCCGGGCGAGGCGGCGCTATGACGAGATCGTCGCCGGCGGCGGGAGTGCCGACTATGACGCCATCTTCGAGGACGTGAAACGGCGCGATGAGCGCGACATGGGCCGGACCGACAGCCCGCTCAGGCCCGCCGAGGACGCGCACTTGCTTGACACGTCTGAAATGAGTATAGAGGCGGCATTCCAGGCGGCGAAAATGCTGATCGACGCGGCCTTGAAAGAGAATATCTGA